The nucleotide window AGTATGGAGTACATTCCACCACCGGCATTTTTCAGAGGGAAATGGATAGGCGACTCCGCAATATACCACGTACCAAAGTGCGAGTAGACGATATTTTAATATCTGGTAAGGATGATGAGGAACATTTGAGAAATTTATTGTCAGTCCTGCAAGTGATTGAAAGCTCTGGATTGCGACTGAAGGAAGTCAAATGCGTATTTCTAGCAGAAGAGGTGACTTATCTGGGTTACAACATTACCAAAGAAGGAATATCGTTTTCACCAGAGAAGGTCAAAGCTATAAGAAATGCAGCCCCTCCAGAGAATGTTACCCAGTTAATAACTTATCTCGGAATGCTCAACTATTATTATCGTTATCTACCAAACCTTTCTGCAATGATTGAACCACTGCATCGTCTGCTGAGAAAGGGGACAACCTTTCACTGGAAAACCGACGAGAAAAAGCGTTTACCGAATCGAAAGCTCTACTATATAAAGCACCGTTTCTGACGCATTTTGACCCCCAACGTTCGATCCTTGTGTCCTGTGACGCCTCTCCTTATGGGATAGGTGCTGTTCTCGCCCATGTAATGGATGATGGTTTCGAGAAGCACGTATGTTATATTTCACGGACTCTTTCTCCAGCAGAGAGGAATTATGCCCACGTTGAGAAAGAGggtttagccatagtattcgcaGTCAAAAAGCTCCATCAATACCTTTATGGACAGTCTTTCAAAATTATAACTGATCACAAAGCTCTTTTGGGACTATTCGGACAAAACAAATCAATTCCACCGCTTGCAGCTGCTCGTGTTCAGAGATGGGCGCTCCTACTGTCTTCTTATAACTACGTCTTGAAGTACAAGCCAGGTGTCAATCACGCCAACGCTGACTGTCTAAGCCGCCTTCCACTTCACATGATGGACCTAGTGCAAGCACCACTAACCCCCGCTGATGTTAAGCTACATACAAGTCGTGACCCAGTCCTGAGCAAAGTGTTGGACCTGATATCGGTTGGAAAGTAAACCGAGAAATAGAAATACAACCGTACTTTTCAAGGAAGGGTCAACTCAGCATCGACAACCAATGCTTGATGTGGGGTTCTCGTGTCATTATACCAAGCTCGTTACGACCACAACTGCTTGGACAATTTCACCAGTCTCACACATGGATCACTGGCATGAAAAGTTTGGCGAGAAGTTTTGTGCGGTGGTCAAAGATGGATTCTGAGATTGAGTTAACCGTCAAAAATTGCAAAACCTGTGAGATCCACCAAAAAATGCCAGATGCAGCACCAATACATTCTTGGAAATACCCAAGTCAACCCTGGGAGCGAATCCACATGGATTATGCGGGACTGTTTttgaacaaaatgtttttgatagTTGTTGATGCTTTTTCAAAATGAGTGGAAGTAATAGTCATGAATAGCTCCACCTCCACTGCGACTATTGAGCAGCTGCGCAATATCTTTGCCACGCATGGCCTGCCTGGAGTT belongs to Hydractinia symbiolongicarpus strain clone_291-10 chromosome 1, HSymV2.1, whole genome shotgun sequence and includes:
- the LOC130661953 gene encoding uncharacterized protein K02A2.6-like, with product MWGSRVIIPSSLRPQLLGQFHQSHTWITGMKSLARSFVRWSKMDSEIELTVKNCKTCEIHQKMPDAAPIHSWKYPSQPWERIHMDYAGLFLNKMFLIVVDAFSK